A portion of the Staphylococcus felis genome contains these proteins:
- a CDS encoding DUF3427 domain-containing protein: protein MEVIEGCHNVLSYAFYNSAFGQIYEKPTIYCDKSLIYLSSGLIENMKISQFKEYVEVILDLVDYNNTPRQVRAMLLIFMTYRQNESFSETSQYLDEFLNQGELKWYTKPNHTMISKQEHLGTVNVVKESVAEEKCQMDVFRIRHAVKRGYLIDSQQKGTMHE from the coding sequence ATGGAAGTTATTGAAGGATGTCATAATGTATTAAGTTACGCATTTTATAATTCAGCATTCGGACAAATATATGAGAAACCGACGATTTACTGTGATAAAAGCTTAATATATTTAAGCAGTGGATTAATTGAAAATATGAAGATTTCGCAGTTTAAAGAATACGTTGAGGTTATCTTGGATTTGGTGGATTACAATAATACGCCACGTCAAGTGAGAGCAATGTTGCTGATATTTATGACTTATCGTCAGAATGAATCATTTTCTGAGACATCACAATATTTAGATGAGTTTTTGAACCAAGGTGAATTAAAATGGTACACTAAACCTAACCACACAATGATAAGTAAACAAGAGCATTTAGGAACGGTAAATGTAGTAAAGGAATCTGTTGCAGAAGAAAAATGTCAAATGGATGTATTTCGTATTAGACACGCCGTTAAGAGAGGATATTTAATTGATTCACAACAAAAGGGGACGATGCATGAATGA
- the budA gene encoding acetolactate decarboxylase: MSKHTLYQHGTLGTLMAGALEGTASINELLQKGDHGIATLTGSNGEVILVEGKAYHASADNDTVVELRGDEKTPYATVAQFVPDTLFHTKVESHEPLYKKICSKMLSENVFAVVKITGMFKHMHIRVMPKQEPPYQRLIESARKQPQYRRENVEGTIVAIFTPEIFHGVGSAGFHAHFLSDDTTFMGHILDFEIEHGKIEIQNCNTFEQHLPTDPSFLNKTFDYQNITKDITEAE, from the coding sequence GTGTCAAAACATACTTTATATCAACATGGAACTTTAGGCACTTTAATGGCAGGCGCACTAGAAGGGACTGCTTCTATCAATGAGCTTTTACAAAAAGGAGATCACGGAATTGCAACACTGACAGGCTCTAATGGCGAAGTTATTCTAGTCGAAGGCAAAGCGTATCATGCCAGTGCTGATAATGATACAGTCGTAGAACTTAGGGGTGACGAAAAAACACCATACGCTACTGTCGCACAATTTGTTCCTGACACTCTATTTCATACAAAAGTTGAATCGCATGAACCATTGTACAAAAAGATTTGCTCAAAAATGTTAAGTGAAAATGTATTTGCAGTCGTTAAAATAACAGGAATGTTTAAACATATGCATATCCGTGTTATGCCCAAACAAGAACCACCCTATCAACGACTCATTGAATCCGCGCGAAAACAACCTCAATATAGACGTGAAAATGTAGAAGGTACAATCGTAGCTATTTTCACTCCCGAGATTTTTCACGGTGTAGGTTCAGCCGGATTTCATGCCCACTTCTTATCAGACGATACAACATTCATGGGACATATACTTGACTTTGAAATCGAACACGGCAAAATTGAAATACAAAACTGTAATACGTTCGAGCAACACCTCCCAACAGACCCATCATTCCTTAACAAAACATTCGACTACCAAAACATCACAAAAGACATCACAGAAGCAGAATAA
- a CDS encoding MOSC domain-containing protein → MSGRVEKLLIGSVKHLGEKQAENKFDQPWSTGAYKTETHEAVLLKYKGLEGDAVADTRFHGGTEKALFAYHIGHYDALSQQLGRDIPIGSNGENIVVSHMDEMNVCIEDVYQIGEAIVQVSQPRRPCWKPSRRLRMLEFGNILQRTGRTGWYFRVLQEGRIQKGDVLQLLERSYHEWTIQRMNDCLEHETSIETLQTLYNAPFLPESWKKTLMKKINNEQIDDHNRLYGPNV, encoded by the coding sequence ATGAGTGGTCGAGTTGAAAAATTATTAATAGGGTCAGTGAAACATTTAGGCGAAAAACAGGCTGAGAACAAGTTTGATCAACCGTGGTCGACAGGTGCTTATAAGACAGAAACGCATGAAGCGGTATTACTTAAATACAAAGGTCTTGAAGGAGATGCTGTGGCAGATACACGATTTCATGGTGGCACTGAAAAAGCACTTTTTGCATATCACATTGGCCACTATGATGCATTGAGTCAGCAGTTAGGCCGAGACATTCCAATTGGTAGTAATGGTGAGAATATTGTTGTGAGCCACATGGATGAGATGAATGTGTGTATTGAGGATGTGTATCAAATTGGTGAAGCAATAGTTCAAGTGTCACAACCTAGGCGTCCATGTTGGAAACCAAGCCGCCGTCTTCGTATGCTTGAGTTTGGGAATATATTACAAAGGACAGGTCGTACCGGATGGTATTTTCGAGTTTTACAGGAGGGGCGTATTCAAAAAGGTGACGTGCTACAACTATTAGAGCGCTCGTATCATGAATGGACCATTCAACGGATGAATGATTGCTTAGAACATGAAACGTCCATAGAGACACTTCAGACACTTTATAATGCGCCTTTTTTACCTGAGAGTTGGAAGAAAACTTTGATGAAAAAAATCAATAACGAACAGATTGATGATCATAACAGACTGTATGGTCCGAATGTATAA